AATAATATCCCTGAACTATTTTGAAATTTATAAATATTCTTTTTATCACCAACATAATCATCCATTCCAACTCCACGATTAAGATGATCTTCATAAATATTAGTAATTAATGCAAATTCAGGAGAAAATTTTTCATCTTTAAATCCCTGCAACTGCCAAGAAGATAATTCTAAAACAAGAAAAGAATTATTGTTTAGCTTTTCTAAAAGCGGAATAGTTGCAGTTCCCATTATATTACCAGAAATATACACATCTTTTTTTGCTTCTTTTAATATTTCATAGGCAAGTGTTGTAGTTGTGGTTTTTCCACGAGTACCTGTTATTCCTATAATTTTTGCATCAGTTTGCGTACAAGCATATGACTCATCCATTATAATCTTTTTATTATGCTTTTTTGCAATTTCTAAATATGGAGAATCATATTTTACATCAGGATTTCTAACTATAATGTCATTTTCTATGAAATCAGATTCCAAATGTTCTCCTAAATGTAATGTAATATTTTTGTATTTTGACAAAACATCTATAGAACTTTGTAATTGCTCTTTTGTTTTTAGATCTGTTACCGTAACAATAGATCCAGCTTCATAAAAAAACAAAGCATCTTTCAAACCTTTTCCAATAGTTCCAAGTCCCATTATAAGAACTTTTTTGTTTTTAAAATCAGATAAATTCATAAACATTTTTATAAAAAAATATTATAATTTATAATCTAAAATAAATTATATTTTATCAAAAAAATAAATTATCAAAGTAAGAACTGCAGAAATACCACCCAAAAGCCATGCACGCATAACAATTTTTGACTCTGGCCACCCTATTGCTTCAAAATGATGATGTATTGGAGTAGATTTAAATAATTTCTTTCCATTATGTATTCTTTTGTATGTAATCTGTATTAATACAGATAACGATTCCAAAATAAATATTCCTGCAAATAATGGTAAATATAACAAAGAATTTGTAAGCATGGCTATAATTCCAAGTGTTATACCTAAACTCATAGAGCCTGTATCTCCCATAAAAAATCTAGCTGGTGGAATATTGAACCACAAAAAAGTAACAAGAGCCCCTATTATCACACCACAAAAAATAGCCAAATCATATCTACCTTGCATAAAACTAATTACCCCAAGCGCACAAAATGATACAAGTAATAAGCCTCCTGCTAGACCATCCAAACCATCAGTTTCATTTACACTAAAAGAAGTTGCTGAAACAACTATTGTAAATATTGGTATAATCCACCAACCAATATTAAAAGATCCTATAAAGGGAATATGTAATATATCCCAATCGAGTTTGAAATAAAACCACAAAGCGCATAAAAGTGATATACCAAAATATAAAACTAATTTCTGTGATATACTAAGTCCTCCACCCCTTGGGCCTATTTTTCTAATTCCCAAATAATCATCCAAAAGTCCTATAAAAGCTGCTGCTATAAGAGCTCCAAATGGCAACAATGTTTGAGACCTTGATAAAAAATTAAACATT
This Patescibacteria group bacterium DNA region includes the following protein-coding sequences:
- the murD gene encoding UDP-N-acetylmuramoyl-L-alanine--D-glutamate ligase; protein product: MNLSDFKNKKVLIMGLGTIGKGLKDALFFYEAGSIVTVTDLKTKEQLQSSIDVLSKYKNITLHLGEHLESDFIENDIIVRNPDVKYDSPYLEIAKKHNKKIIMDESYACTQTDAKIIGITGTRGKTTTTTLAYEILKEAKKDVYISGNIMGTATIPLLEKLNNNSFLVLELSSWQLQGFKDEKFSPEFALITNIYEDHLNRGVGMDDYVGDKKNIYKFQNSSGILFLNKDRKDKYHDQFKKEAKGKIIYFSKNDVIDYKTNLLGDHNLENIAAARIICLNLGIEEKIIKKVVKKFNPIEFRLQKIREINAISFINDTTSTSPIAGIKALESFDKKVILICGGATKYLPLDEFAEKIVKKSKFVILLSGTETDNLRKKIEHFGGENLIVGVFNDFKKAIVVAYKRAERKDVILLSPGCASFGMFENEYDRGYKFNKIVNDLK
- the mraY gene encoding phospho-N-acetylmuramoyl-pentapeptide-transferase, producing the protein MLNEIILKIFILTTFSSFIAFLVTPLITHFLYKYKLGKQIRSESEAPVFFNLHKIKAGTPTMGGIIIWLTILIVVFICYFLSIIFPNTYIGMFNFLSRSQTLLPFGALIAAAFIGLLDDYLGIRKIGPRGGGLSISQKLVLYFGISLLCALWFYFKLDWDILHIPFIGSFNIGWWIIPIFTIVVSATSFSVNETDGLDGLAGGLLLVSFCALGVISFMQGRYDLAIFCGVIIGALVTFLWFNIPPARFFMGDTGSMSLGITLGIIAMLTNSLLYLPLFAGIFILESLSVLIQITYKRIHNGKKLFKSTPIHHHFEAIGWPESKIVMRAWLLGGISAVLTLIIYFFDKI